The proteins below come from a single Acyrthosiphon pisum isolate AL4f unplaced genomic scaffold, pea_aphid_22Mar2018_4r6ur Scaffold_21558;HRSCAF=24243, whole genome shotgun sequence genomic window:
- the LOC115034929 gene encoding uncharacterized protein LOC115034929: protein MVKRIMAIIFIPEILCEFSYSGRGNKKRPFEKLLVNKIIFESVLTIKKFATADNAANEIEQVIKCVLIQTPFKIKDRFVSQLKMARNLLNLRFLAGILRMLTPEAPIVEMWRGAQVNLRQSFTPL, encoded by the exons tataatatttataccagaaatattatgtgaattttcATATAGTGGTCGTGGTAACAAAAAACGACCATTTGAGAAATtgcttgtaaataaaattatttttg aatctGTCCTTACAATCAAAAAATTTGCCACGGCTGATAACGCAGCTAATGAAATTGAACAGGTTATTAAGTGCGTTCTTATTCAAActccatttaaaattaaagatag ATTTGTATcacag ttgaaaatgGCAAGAAACTTATTGAATTTGAGATTTCTGGCTGGAATATTAAGGATGTTGACGCCGGAAGCGCCTATCGTGGAAATGTGGCGAGGCGCCCAAGTCAATTTGAGACAGTCCTTTACTCCTTTGTAA